One Geminocystis sp. M7585_C2015_104 genomic window carries:
- a CDS encoding glycosyltransferase family 39 protein, which produces MRKSEAYSPSAAVVTIIGVGLMIRVVIALFLYPGYDEAYYYVYSQNLDWSYFDHPVMVALTTGLGVWLTGMVNQFTIRIGSLILYTGSLYLLYLTGKKLFGCQSGLFSLVIASCIPIFMIGFGVLTLPDAPLIFFWSLTLYWCSLEFFREFSCYQPSYRLVIISLLVGLACLSKYHGFLLGLGLVGFCISNPPYRKVFLSSWLWWAIAVFLIILLPLLYWNWQHDWVSFGFQLSKRFQSTDVATKLASEVTLNPLNVLLNVLLTALVASGYLFPSFGLPLFWVTAKSSYYQFQCRQTPNYPYRLILWVSLPVSLGFILLGGLTQILPTWPMPGFWGLTVILGDYSAKWHQSNPVMVRRWLYFSGGVILTIFAIILLHLNLGLLQKPNKIPFIDGIIPPAADPSTQLVDTSQLSRLLALSPEFCEGLDSSDFVFTNRFYLGGYVGMSIASLNQVEEKPLVCLGEDCRGFNYWYPLEKLLGKNGIFITERLGESESSALPEEKYFDRWRKIAEIALKRGGETTRIFEVYQGENLKKIPQLQEK; this is translated from the coding sequence ATGAGAAAATCAGAGGCATATTCCCCTTCAGCGGCAGTGGTGACCATTATTGGTGTAGGATTAATGATAAGGGTTGTCATAGCCCTTTTTTTATATCCGGGATATGATGAAGCTTACTATTACGTCTACAGCCAGAATCTAGACTGGAGTTATTTTGACCACCCTGTTATGGTAGCCTTGACTACAGGGTTGGGGGTATGGTTGACGGGGATGGTGAATCAGTTTACCATCAGGATAGGGAGTTTAATTCTGTACACTGGCAGTCTTTACCTCCTCTATTTGACGGGGAAAAAACTATTTGGTTGCCAAAGTGGTTTATTCTCTCTAGTTATTGCCTCGTGTATCCCCATATTCATGATAGGTTTTGGGGTTTTGACACTGCCAGATGCCCCGTTAATTTTTTTTTGGAGTCTAACATTATACTGGTGTAGTCTGGAGTTTTTCCGGGAATTCTCGTGTTACCAACCCAGTTACCGTCTGGTTATAATTTCCCTGTTGGTGGGATTAGCCTGCTTGAGTAAGTATCATGGTTTCCTGTTGGGATTGGGGTTGGTAGGGTTTTGTATTAGTAATCCTCCATATAGGAAGGTATTTTTGTCTTCTTGGTTATGGTGGGCAATAGCAGTATTTCTCATAATACTTTTGCCGCTGTTATACTGGAATTGGCAACATGACTGGGTATCCTTTGGATTTCAATTGTCTAAACGCTTTCAGTCAACCGATGTTGCCACCAAACTCGCCAGTGAAGTCACCCTCAATCCCCTTAACGTCTTATTAAATGTCTTGTTAACAGCCTTGGTTGCTAGTGGTTATTTATTCCCCAGTTTTGGCTTACCCCTGTTTTGGGTAACGGCGAAAAGTAGCTACTACCAGTTTCAGTGTCGTCAAACCCCCAATTATCCATATCGTCTTATTTTGTGGGTATCCCTACCAGTTAGTTTAGGTTTTATTCTACTGGGAGGATTAACACAAATATTACCTACATGGCCCATGCCGGGATTCTGGGGTTTAACTGTTATTCTAGGAGATTATAGTGCTAAATGGCATCAGTCTAACCCGGTAATGGTGAGACGATGGCTGTATTTTTCTGGAGGCGTAATTTTAACTATCTTTGCCATTATTCTTCTACATTTGAATCTGGGGTTGTTGCAGAAGCCAAATAAAATCCCCTTTATAGATGGTATCATCCCCCCGGCAGCAGATCCTTCGACACAACTGGTAGACACCAGTCAACTAAGTAGACTGTTGGCATTATCTCCTGAATTTTGTGAAGGGTTAGATTCTTCTGATTTTGTCTTCACTAACAGGTTTTATCTGGGAGGTTATGTGGGGATGTCAATAGCTTCTTTAAACCAAGTAGAAGAAAAACCATTAGTATGTTTAGGCGAAGATTGCAGAGGTTTTAATTATTGGTATCCCTTGGAAAAATTGCTAGGAAAAAACGGAATTTTTATAACCGAAAGGCTAGGTGAGTCTGAAAGTTCAGCTCTCCCGGAGGAGAAATACTTTGACCGCTGGAGAAAAATAGCAGAAATAGCCCTAAAAAGAGGAGGGGAAACCACCAGAATTTTTGAGGTGTACCAGGGAGAAAATCTGAAAAAAATTCCTCAGCTCCAGGAAAAATAA
- a CDS encoding LptF/LptG family permease has protein sequence MGSLRLSLLDSYLLRQLIPPFILSVALFSSLGVAVASISDLSYKVNNFGLPIGDAIKIFFLKIPEYVSYSLPISVLLTTLITYGRLSKDWELIAFYNCGLSLFRLLLPALVFSFFVTGITFFLNESVVPSTNFRASSILVDTINEERKFLWKRDIFFPEYKEIKVENNKVIKYLKTLFYAQKFEKGEMRYITILETENRQLSRVIVSERGVWNAKENAWDLFNGFVYEVAKNVINYEGEFFEKMQIYLPKTPLELAMKSRDPYEMNIAQSLEYIKILKILGDDKNVLIFQVRTAQKVSFPFVCVVFAVVGVSLGCRSNNASKATSFGLCVAMVFAYYLSSFLIGSLGIVGIITPVMAAWIPNFVGLIVGGYLLFQNNRNYA, from the coding sequence ATGGGTTCTCTTCGCCTATCCCTTTTAGACTCCTATTTGCTGCGTCAATTAATACCCCCTTTTATCCTCAGTGTGGCCCTTTTTTCTTCTCTGGGAGTTGCTGTGGCTTCCATTTCTGACTTGAGTTATAAGGTTAACAATTTTGGCCTACCCATTGGGGATGCCATCAAAATTTTCTTCCTCAAAATTCCCGAATACGTCTCTTATTCTCTCCCTATTTCCGTGTTATTAACTACTTTGATTACCTATGGGCGTCTTAGTAAAGACTGGGAGTTAATTGCCTTTTACAACTGCGGTTTAAGCCTTTTCCGTCTTTTGCTGCCCGCACTTGTTTTTAGTTTCTTCGTCACCGGTATCACCTTTTTCCTCAACGAATCGGTAGTACCCTCTACCAATTTTCGAGCCTCTTCTATTCTCGTTGATACCATTAATGAAGAGAGAAAATTTTTGTGGAAAAGGGATATTTTTTTCCCAGAATACAAGGAGATAAAAGTAGAAAATAACAAGGTAATAAAGTATCTTAAAACTCTGTTTTACGCCCAGAAATTCGAGAAGGGTGAAATGAGGTACATAACCATCTTGGAGACAGAAAACAGGCAACTAAGTAGGGTAATTGTTTCGGAGAGGGGGGTTTGGAATGCTAAAGAGAATGCTTGGGATTTATTCAATGGTTTTGTGTATGAAGTAGCAAAAAACGTCATTAATTACGAGGGGGAATTTTTTGAGAAAATGCAGATTTACCTCCCAAAAACCCCTTTGGAATTAGCAATGAAAAGTAGAGATCCTTATGAAATGAATATAGCTCAGTCTTTGGAATATATCAAGATATTAAAGATACTGGGAGACGATAAGAATGTGCTGATATTTCAGGTGCGCACTGCTCAAAAAGTGTCATTTCCCTTCGTCTGTGTGGTTTTTGCAGTGGTAGGAGTATCCCTGGGTTGTCGCTCAAATAATGCTAGTAAAGCTACCAGTTTTGGCCTGTGTGTGGCAATGGTTTTCGCCTATTATTTAAGCAGTTTTTTAATTGGAAGCCTAGGGATAGTGGGTATAATCACTCCAGTGATGGCGGCTTGGATACCCAATTTTGTTGGCCTAATTGTTGGGGGGTATTTATTGTTTCAAAACAACCGGAATTATGCCTGA